The following nucleotide sequence is from Dehalogenimonas sp. THU2.
AGCCGCCGGTGACCATCTGAGTGGCTGCGGCCAGTTCTTCCACCTTGAGCATAGGTGCCTGGGCTTCCGGTTGTTGACCGTTCCAGAAATAGACCAGTCGCTCGGTCTCCAGGTCGGAGACGTAGCAGCCCTGCAAACGCTTGGGCTTGGCGGCGTCGGTGGGCATGTAGAGCATATCGCCGCGGCCGAGCAGTTTTTCGGCGCCTACGGCATCGAGGATGGTGCGGGAATCCACCTGGGAGGTCACGGCAAAGCTGATGCGGGTGGGGAAGTTGGCTTTGATCAGGCCGGTAATGACATCGACCGAAGGACGCTGTGTAGCCACGACGAGGTGAATGCCCACGGCGCGGGCCATCTGCGCCAGGCGGCAGAGCAGGTGCTCCACATCGTCGAAACCGGCCATCATCAGGTCGGCCAATTCATCGATGACCAGCACCAGGTACGGCATCCGCTCCACTCCGGGTTTCTTGTGATAGGCGTCGATATTGCGCGCCGCCACCGAGGCCATCTGCTTGTAGCGGCGGTCCATCTCACCGGCCAGCCACTTCAGCGCGCCGATGGCCTTATCTACGTCCACGATGACCGGTGCCGCCAGGTGGGGCATGGAATTGTAGGGGGTAAGCTCCACCCGCTTGGGGTCGATCATGATGAACTTGACCTCGGACGGCGTGTTGTTCATCAGGATGCAGCAGATAATGGCGTTCAGGCAGACCGTCTTGCCGGAGCCGGTGGCGCCGGCGATGAGCAGGTGCGGCATCTTGGCCAGGTCACCGACCACGGCTTCACCGCCCGCGCCCTTGCCAAGAGCCAGTGCCAGGGGCGCTTTGGCTTTGAGCTTCTGGAAGGCGGTGGTCTCTATGACTGTCCTCATGCTGACGCTGCCCAGCAGGGTATTGGGTACCTCGATGCCGACCAGGGATTTGCCCGGGATCGGCGCCTCGATGCGGATAGAGGGCGCGGCCAGGGCCAGAGACAGGTCGTTGGCCAGTGAGGAAATGCGGTCCACCTTGACCCGGGTGCGGCCGGTCTCCACCTGGCGGGTGACGACGTTGCCGTCCTTGTCTTTTTCTTTGAGTTCCTTGGTGCGACGGTCCCAGCCCGGTTCCACGCCGAACTGGGTGACGGTGGGGCCGGCGTTAATCTGAACCACCGAGCCGTCCACACCGTAGCTGCGCAGAGCGTCCTCAATGAGGCGGGCGCGGAGTTGATTGTCCGCTTCGCCGTATTCTATCTCCGGTGTGTAATCCAGTATCTCCACCGGAGGCAGCCGCCAACCGTCGGAGGTGAGCATCGTGGCGGTCTCGCCGTATTTGCGCCAGACATCCTGGGCTACCTGTTTCAGGTCGCGGCCCTCGGCGCGGTCGGCTTTGTCGGTTTTGGATTCGGTCTCCGGTTCTTCGGTATCGGGTGCCGGTGTCGCCGCAGCCGCAGGGGACTGGCCGGCGCCGGAAACCAGCACGGAGGCCGGGATGGCGGTGGCGGCTTCCGGGAACGGCGGCTTGGACCGGTTAAGCCGGAATTTATCACTTATCGAAGCCTGGCGCAGGGGAGGCTGCCTGGTTCCATCGGTAGCCGCCGGGGGGTAGGGTCGGAAGCTCTCCGTCTGCGGCGGTTCTTTATCGACACGGAAGGGACGGCTGACGATACCCGCCAGCCACTTGACCGACGCGAAGGCAACGGCCGGGGCCATGAGGACGAACGACAGGACGAACAGGCCAATCACCCGCAGCCAGCCGCCGGTGCCGAGGTCCGAGCCGATAAGGGCCAGCCCGACGCTGCCGCCGGCGCCGCCCAGCGCCAGGAGACCCCAGACAGCCAGTATCAGTGTCGCCGCGCCCAGCCAGCGGTACCAGAAGATGAAGGTGGTCTTACGGGCAAACTCCAGCACCGCCTCGCGTTTGAAAACGGCAACGGCGATGATGATGCCAAGGATGACCAGCAGCAACCCCCAGCCGAAGACGGCGGCGGTACCGGAAAAGAGCTGGTTGATAAAAGTGTCGATGCGTTCCCGCTGCCAGAAGATCAGGCCGATCAGGCCGCCGATAAACACCGTCCAGCCCAGCCAGCTTAGATTCACCGGTTTTCCGGGCGGGGAGTTGTGGTTGGCGCGCGGTGTTACTTTCCGTGCAGGTTTGGCCGTTTTGACCGGCTTACGGGCTACGGTCTTGACCGCCGCGGGCTTGGATTTATTATTATTCGGTTTGGGTTTGAGGTTCTTGTTATTTGACATAATTGTTAAATTTTATCAGCCGCCGTCGCGGTTGTAAAGATAAAAAATTTGATGAATCTACTGCCCGGCGTGTCATCGGTGGATTAAGACTTCGGTTTAGTTTGTAACAGCCGCCAACCGGCATGGATCATCGCCAGACCCACCAGGGAAGCGATTATGGAAGAGAACATATCACCGGTAGCCCAACTCATAAACTCCGCTTCCGCGACGATGCTGAACAGCACAATGAACCCTGCGATTGTAAGAAGGACGCCTAATATTTTCATTTTTCTCTACCGCCTTCAGTACCACCGAATATTTCACCGGCGGCTTTACCAAGCCTGATTATAGGCTCTTTAACCGTTATAATGCCACCCCTCATCGCTCATCCGGGGTAAATAGTTGAGCGATACGTAGATGTATTGTTGAAAAAATTTCTGAGTCGTTTTCCAAAGTGCAAAAACGAACCCATTTTTATGATTTATCCACGATCACAGCCTACGATGAGGGCGACCGGCCGGTCGCCCTCACGGGGCCCGATAATTTCGGTGTCACGGTCATTGATCGATAAACGCTGTTGAGAATTGTTTTTTGTTTTTCCATCGATGCCATTTTCAGGAAACAATTCGGATCTTTCACGATTGGAGTCCGACGCTCCAAACGTGAGGTTATTTGGTTGAAACAAATAAGATCAAATAAAATAAATGCCTTTTTGCGGGTACTATCGCCGGGTGAGGGTAAACATAAGGGGCGGGGCTTCCCGCCACAGGCCGGAAGAACTGAACATCACGGAGTATATTATACCATATCAAAAGGGTGAAAATAGGCTGTTTTTGGCGGGTTTGAAAATATATTTACGGACTTATCAGATTGAACCCGATTGATGCTTATTTTTGCGTAAAAGGGCGCGTGATTTCAATCGATTCTTCGTTGCTGGACGTGCCCCCTCACCTAACCTCTCCCCGTTGGGGAGAGGAATTCAGACGGGACCCTTGCCTTTTTACCGTTCGTGGCGTAAATTAGGGCGGATATAGGAAGGGTGGACTTACATGATCTCAAGTCTCAGGGGTAAAGTGGAACTGCTGGGCGCGGACTGGGCGGTGGTAGGCGTGGGGGGGATCGGTTACAAGGTGTTCATGTCCACGGCCACGTTGTCGCAGATACAGAACGCGTCTGAGGTGAAGCTGTTCACTCACCTGCAGGTCAGGGAAGACGCGCTGACGCTTTATGGTTTTACCACTTTTGAAGAACTTGGGATATTTGAGACCATGCTGGATGTCTCCGGCATCGGCGCTAAGCTGGCGCTGGGGTTGTTGTCCGCCTTCAGAGCCGGGGATCTGGCCACCATCATCGCTACCGGCAACGTGGACATGCTATGCACCGTACCGGGTGTGGGAAAGAAAACGGCGGCGCGTATCGTCCTGGAACTCAAGGACAAGATATCCAAAAACTGGGCGGCGACACCGCTGGGAACTGCCGGGGCGGCTGACGGTGAGGTGCTGGCGGTGTTGACCTCCCTCGGTTATACAGGCGCTGAGGCGGCCAGGGCGGTGGTCAATCTGCCGAAGGATGTCGACTTATCGCTCGAAGACAAGATAAAGATGGCATTGGCGGGGCTGGGCGGGGGGTAGCCTAGTTACTAGTTAATAGTCAATAGTTGATAGTTGAGAGGTGTATGGCTAGTTTCGAGAGGTTTGAAGATATTGAAGCTTGGAAAAGGGCTCGTCACCTTTCCAAAGCTGTTTATGATGTTTCGAATAGCAATGCCTTTGCCAGGGATTATGGCCTGCGCGACCAGATACGAAGAGCTGTTGTTTCCATAATGTCGAATATTGCGGAAGGGTTCGAACGGGGCGGAAATCGTGAATTCATTCAGTATCTGTTCATCGCCAGGGGGTCGGCCGCTGAAGTTCAGGCACAATTATATATCGCTTTGGACGCGGAGTATATAACCCAAGAGCAGTTCACACAGCTTTACGATATGGGAAGCGATATTACGCGCATAATAACAGGGTTGATTCGCTATCTGAAAACATGTTAACAGATCAACTACTAGTAACTGGAAACTATGAACTATTAACTTATCGGAGATCAGTATGACGCATCATGAAACATGCAGCCGGTGCGGCGGATCCGGGGAAATCGCCTGCCAGTCATGCCGCGGGACGGGTAAAGTGGTGCAGCCGGGCAGTTATGGGAGTGAACGGGTTTGTACATCGTGCGGCGGCAACGGCAAGGATAAGTGCCATGCCTGTGGGGGCAGCGGGACGGTTAAGCTGGACGACTAGCTTCGATTGTTTCCGGAAGCAGGTTACTAATGCGCGGGATCCTTAAATCCCCCTTAGTCCCCCTTTTTCAAAGGGGGAAAAGAAACGGCGGCTTTTATTCTGTGTTTTTTGTTTCCGTCGGTTTTAGGGGGTACGTTATTTTACCGGTTGACGGATGATGGTTTTCCATTTGTCCGGGGCTGTCCGGCGGGGGTCGGAAAGATAGATTTCGTGGTGTTTTTGTATTTGACCGTCGAACGATAGTCCGGCGTCGTGGATGAAGGCGTGCAGTTTCAGGATGTTCGGGCCTTCCTCGGAGTAGGGACCGATGTGCATTATCTGGGCGGCTTTGCCTTCGGCAAGTGATTCGAACTTCACCTTGCCGATAGCGGCGGGGTTTTTCTTGCGCCGTACCTCATCAATGGCTTTTTCGACCATCGCGGCTGTTATGAACTCCGGATGCATGATCATGTAAGTCCATTGCCACCGGTCGCGACGGCCTTCCAGGAAATCGGTCATATCGTCGGACCACCACAGACCTTCCAACGGCATTACACCGTAATCTATGCCCTGTTCTTTTTTGACCGTGAATTTGAGGGTGTAGGCCACGGGGTAGAGCGTTTCGATGGCAGCGACAGCCTCGGGTCCATCTGGCTGGCCCCGGCCGTCGATCATCAGATAGTTCATCGGTGGCACATCGACAATAACCGGCTCCTTTTGCGGCGGATTGAAGAGGTGTTTTAGTTCTTTTTTCAGATCCAGTTTATCCACGGTATTTCCTTTCGATCAGTTTCGAACGCACTATAAGTATAATCTCTCTTGTTAGTGGAGAGTCAAGGGGTCTGAACGGGATTATTATTCTCCGAAAATGGCAGGATAGCGCCGCAGGGTTATGGATTATTCCCGTTGGCTACCCGGGTGCTATATCTTTTGGTCTAGTCAGTCTATTGATTAAAGACCAGATATATACTACAATTCGACGAAGGGCAGAACTGTGTCCTGAAGCGAGGAATTTGATGGCCAAAACACGTATTTTGATAGCCGATGATCACGCGGTACTTCGCGAAGGCATGCGCCGGCTCCTGGAACAGGAAAAAGACCTGGAGGTAGTTGGGGAGGCTTCTGACGGCGAAGAAGCGGTCAGTTTCGTCGATGAACTTAAACCGGACGTAGTCCTTATGGACATCGTCATGCCCAAGCTGACCGGCGTCGAGGCTACCAAACTCATCAAGAAGGTCAATCCGTCCACGTGTATCCTGATCCTGACGGCTTATTCCGATATCCGCTATATCCTGGGATTGCTGGAGGCCGGGGCTTCCGGTTATCTGCTCAAGAGCGCCCGCGCCGATGAGATCGTCGGTGCTATCCGGGCTGTCCGCAGCGGCGAATCCGTGCTGGACTCCATGGCCACCCGGAAACTTCTGGAGCGCGTGGTCAGCCTGTCCAAAGAAGCTCCGGAAGATAAGGGGCGCGGGCAACTGTCACCCCGTGAGATCGAGATTCTGCGCCTGGCTGCCCGCGGTATGAGCAACCGCGATATTGCCGAGAAACTGACACTTTCCATGCGCACCGTGAAGGCTCATCTGTCCAATATCTTCAACAAGATGCGCTGCTCCTGCCGTACAGAAGCCATCGTCAAGGGATTCCGCGAGGGTTATGTGACGCTGGAAGACGTACCGCAGGGTATCGAAAATTATGAAAAAGAAAAAATCTAACCTGCCTGATCAGGATTACCGCTACCTTTTCGAGAACGCCTCTGACGCCATCTGGGTACAGGACCTTGAAGGTCGCATTCTTTACGCCAATCGGGCGGCGGAGCGGCTGACAGGCTACGAGCCCGAAACCCTGATCAGCAAGGACGTCCTTAAATTCTTGCCCGACGCGCATTCTCACGATATCGCCCGGGAGGTGCGGCGGAGGCTTTTAGCCGGTGAGGAATTTCATCAGCCCTACGAGCAGCGTATCGTCCGGCGTGACGGCACCGTGGCAATCTGGCGCATGGCCACCAGCCTGGTGGTCAGCGAAGGCGATATCAAGGGTTTCCAGCATATTGCCCGCGACGTCACCGCCGAGCGCCAGCTCCAGGACAATATGCGCTACTATGTCCAAGAGGTCATCCGGGCCCAGGAGGATGAACGCAAGCGTGTCGCCCGTGAATTGCATGATGAAGTATCGCCGTCGTTATTACTACTGATTCAGCGTATCGATGCCATCGTCTCCAACAGCCGCCTGAAGCTTTCCGACGGTATGAAGCAGAAGATGGAAGACCTCAGGGTGCAGACGGTGGAAGCGTTGGAAAGCACCCGGCGGATCGCCCAGGATCTGCGGCCGCGCATCCTCGATGACCTCGGCCTGATTCCCGCACTTGAGTGGATGGCTGATAATCTCATCAAGAAGCAGGGAATCGAGGCCAGGGTGATGGTCAAGGGGCAGGAGCAGGCGCTGTCCAGTGAGGTTCAACTTCTGCTTTTCCGCATCGTCCAGGAGGCGCCCAACAACATTCGCAAGCATTCGGAAGCGTCACAGGTGGAGATCACGGTGACCTACGGCGTCGAAAAAACTGTCGTGTCTATCGCGGACAACGGCAAGGGTTTCTCGTTGCCGCAACGGGTCAGCGACCTGGCTGCCATGGGTAAGCTGGGACTGGCCGGCATGCAGGAACGAGCGCAATTGATCGGCGGTCATATCAGCTTGAAGAGCGACCCCGGTCACGGCACGGTGGTCACTATCGAGGTGCCCAACCAGGGAAATCTTTGTGAAATGCCGTCCGCGGCGCGGGAATTGGAATCCCGGCTCAGACACTGAACGAATTCCAGGATCAAGGCTATCAGGAACCGGCATGAGGTTACTAATACTACCAACTTAAATACTACAAATACGTTACCGTACGCTGGGGGAATTCTAAATCGCCCGTCCCTAATGTTAATCATTGCCAATCAAATCAGATTGCCACGCGCCGGCCGGCGCTCGCAATGACATAACCTGTTTGGATTTTGCAGGGTGCAAAGAGCTTTACCAAACAAGCACCAATGACCAAATCCCGGTAACAATGCAGTTTGTTACCGGGATTTGCTATAAGTGATTCTTGAACAGCAGTTAGGCGGCGGTGGCGGCGACGCATTCCAGGGTCAGCGGCTCGTAAAAGCAGCTTACCTCGCCGGTGTGGCAGGTGGGGCCCATGGGTTCGGCCTTGACCAGTATGGCGTCGTTGTCGCAATCCAGCCAGACTTCCTTGACCATGAGCTTGTTGCCGGAAGTGGCGCCCTTATTCCAGAGTTCCTGGCGGGAGCGCGAATAGAACCAGACGCTGCCAGTGTTGAGTGTGAGTTCCGCGGATTCCTTGTTCATGTAGCCCAGCATCAACACCTGACCGGTGTTGGCGTCCTGTACGATGGCGGCTACCAGCCCTTTATCATCCAATTTGAGACCTTTACCTTTGACTGCCACGATTGTTCTCTCCTCCGGTTATTCTCTTTTTATCGTATGTGACGAAATATAGGTGTCTTTGACGATTACAATTCCAGCGCCTGCTTCAGATCGATCGCACCAGTGTAGATGGACTTGCCCAGGATGGCGGCGGAGGCGCCGAGGAGTTTCAATATTTTAAGATGGCTAAGTCTGGCGATGCCGCCGGAGGCGATGACCGGGGTTTTGATGGCCTGAATCAGTTCGTACAACGCGGTGAAGTTAGGTTCGGTGAGGGTACCGTCACGGGAGATGTCGGTGAAGACGAAACGCCTGACACCCAGATCCATCATCTGCCGCGCGAAATCGATGACCGCCACGCCAGTCTCTTCCCGCCAGCCTTTGACCGCCATTTTACCGTTGCGGGCATCTAAAGAAACGACTATCGACTCACTGAAATTACGGCAGGCTTCCCGGACAAATTCCGGGTTCTCCACCGCCGCAGTGCCCAGCACCACCCGGTCGACGCCGGCTTTAAGCAGTTTCCGAACGCTTTCCATGTCCCGGATGCCGCCGCCCAATTGCACCGGCACCACGGCTGATTGAGCGATCTGGGAGATGATATCGAAGTTGACCATCTCGCCGTCCCTGGCGCCGTCCAGGTCAACCACATGAAGCCGCTGGGCGCCCATGGATTGCCACTTAAGGGCCACGTCCACCGGGCTGTCCGAATAGACGGTTTCCTGTGCGTAATCGCCCTGGAAGAGCCGTACGCAGCGGCCGCCGCGGATGTCTATGGCGGGGATGATCTCGATAGCTGTTCTCCGTTAATTCCTGTTTTGGAAAAAGATATTATAACATTAAGCCCATCGACCGGCCAGTAGTTAAGCACTGTAACCAGCAACTTATTGTTGATAAGAACTATGGACACAAGGCGTATAATGAATGGTATCGGCGTGATTTGAAAAAACAGACTGGTTTTAATAAATAGGTCAGGGTGGTTGATATGACAAATGAAAAATCACTAAATTCCGACAATCAGGGTTTATGGGGGATAATAAACAACGATCCTGACGGTAAAATCATAGTCGATAAAAAAGACATTGTGTTGTTTGCAAATCCAGCTGCCATGAGACTGTTCGAACGGGAAGCTGGGAAATTTGTCGGCCACAAATTCAAATATACAGCTATAACCGGCAAAGATGCCGAAATAGAATTCCTCAAAAAAGACGGGTCGGTGGGTCGTGCCGAAATGCGGTCTTCCGTTGCCACCTGGCAGGAGCAGGAGGTATTGCTCGTTTCGCTCCGGGATATAACCGGGCGGGGTTGGGTGGAAGAACTTCTTGACCGGAATGCCACACTATCAGTGGTTTTTGAGAGCACCCCGAACATCATGATGCTGGTGGATGAAGATGGGCGAGTCTTGGATATCAACCGCGCCGGAGTTGAGTTTGCCGGCAGGAGCAAGGAAGAACTGCTGGGTTTGCTGGGTGGTGACGTTTTCAATTGTCTGAATTCTTTCCACGGTAAAGGCTGCGGTAAGAACGCGGAGTGCGCCGATTGTCCGGTTCGTTCCAGGGTGATGCGGACGCTGGAAACGCAGGAACCAATATTCAATGAAGAAGGTGAGTTCGAAATAGAGCGGCATGGGGAAACAGTGAAGCTGCATATTTTAATATCCACCTCACTTATCAACATCTCTGGCGGGAAACAGGTACTGGTGACGATTACGGACATTACCGAACGCAAGACTTTAGAGCAAACCTTGCGGCTAGAGGATCAACGGTACCGTGAATTCTTCATGAATTCACCATTCGGTTATCAGTCTTTGGATAATGAAGGACGCATCAAGGATGTCAA
It contains:
- a CDS encoding four helix bundle protein; this encodes MASFERFEDIEAWKRARHLSKAVYDVSNSNAFARDYGLRDQIRRAVVSIMSNIAEGFERGGNREFIQYLFIARGSAAEVQAQLYIALDAEYITQEQFTQLYDMGSDITRIITGLIRYLKTC
- a CDS encoding GyrI-like domain-containing protein, encoding MDKLDLKKELKHLFNPPQKEPVIVDVPPMNYLMIDGRGQPDGPEAVAAIETLYPVAYTLKFTVKKEQGIDYGVMPLEGLWWSDDMTDFLEGRRDRWQWTYMIMHPEFITAAMVEKAIDEVRRKKNPAAIGKVKFESLAEGKAAQIMHIGPYSEEGPNILKLHAFIHDAGLSFDGQIQKHHEIYLSDPRRTAPDKWKTIIRQPVK
- a CDS encoding PAS domain S-box protein; this translates as MKKKKSNLPDQDYRYLFENASDAIWVQDLEGRILYANRAAERLTGYEPETLISKDVLKFLPDAHSHDIAREVRRRLLAGEEFHQPYEQRIVRRDGTVAIWRMATSLVVSEGDIKGFQHIARDVTAERQLQDNMRYYVQEVIRAQEDERKRVARELHDEVSPSLLLLIQRIDAIVSNSRLKLSDGMKQKMEDLRVQTVEALESTRRIAQDLRPRILDDLGLIPALEWMADNLIKKQGIEARVMVKGQEQALSSEVQLLLFRIVQEAPNNIRKHSEASQVEITVTYGVEKTVVSIADNGKGFSLPQRVSDLAAMGKLGLAGMQERAQLIGGHISLKSDPGHGTVVTIEVPNQGNLCEMPSAARELESRLRH
- a CDS encoding DNA translocase FtsK, which produces MSNNKNLKPKPNNNKSKPAAVKTVARKPVKTAKPARKVTPRANHNSPPGKPVNLSWLGWTVFIGGLIGLIFWQRERIDTFINQLFSGTAAVFGWGLLLVILGIIIAVAVFKREAVLEFARKTTFIFWYRWLGAATLILAVWGLLALGGAGGSVGLALIGSDLGTGGWLRVIGLFVLSFVLMAPAVAFASVKWLAGIVSRPFRVDKEPPQTESFRPYPPAATDGTRQPPLRQASISDKFRLNRSKPPFPEAATAIPASVLVSGAGQSPAAAATPAPDTEEPETESKTDKADRAEGRDLKQVAQDVWRKYGETATMLTSDGWRLPPVEILDYTPEIEYGEADNQLRARLIEDALRSYGVDGSVVQINAGPTVTQFGVEPGWDRRTKELKEKDKDGNVVTRQVETGRTRVKVDRISSLANDLSLALAAPSIRIEAPIPGKSLVGIEVPNTLLGSVSMRTVIETTAFQKLKAKAPLALALGKGAGGEAVVGDLAKMPHLLIAGATGSGKTVCLNAIICCILMNNTPSEVKFIMIDPKRVELTPYNSMPHLAAPVIVDVDKAIGALKWLAGEMDRRYKQMASVAARNIDAYHKKPGVERMPYLVLVIDELADLMMAGFDDVEHLLCRLAQMARAVGIHLVVATQRPSVDVITGLIKANFPTRISFAVTSQVDSRTILDAVGAEKLLGRGDMLYMPTDAAKPKRLQGCYVSDLETERLVYFWNGQQPEAQAPMLKVEELAAATQMVTGGSDKKQQQDSLFETAMNLAQETGTISASFLQRKLHIGYPRAARLADEVKEALGQDLDDGGAEVPEDD
- the hisA gene encoding 1-(5-phosphoribosyl)-5-[(5-phosphoribosylamino)methylideneamino]imidazole-4-carboxamide isomerase; the protein is MEIIPAIDIRGGRCVRLFQGDYAQETVYSDSPVDVALKWQSMGAQRLHVVDLDGARDGEMVNFDIISQIAQSAVVPVQLGGGIRDMESVRKLLKAGVDRVVLGTAAVENPEFVREACRNFSESIVVSLDARNGKMAVKGWREETGVAVIDFARQMMDLGVRRFVFTDISRDGTLTEPNFTALYELIQAIKTPVIASGGIARLSHLKILKLLGASAAILGKSIYTGAIDLKQALEL
- a CDS encoding response regulator transcription factor, with product MAKTRILIADDHAVLREGMRRLLEQEKDLEVVGEASDGEEAVSFVDELKPDVVLMDIVMPKLTGVEATKLIKKVNPSTCILILTAYSDIRYILGLLEAGASGYLLKSARADEIVGAIRAVRSGESVLDSMATRKLLERVVSLSKEAPEDKGRGQLSPREIEILRLAARGMSNRDIAEKLTLSMRTVKAHLSNIFNKMRCSCRTEAIVKGFREGYVTLEDVPQGIENYEKEKI
- the ruvA gene encoding Holliday junction branch migration protein RuvA translates to MISSLRGKVELLGADWAVVGVGGIGYKVFMSTATLSQIQNASEVKLFTHLQVREDALTLYGFTTFEELGIFETMLDVSGIGAKLALGLLSAFRAGDLATIIATGNVDMLCTVPGVGKKTAARIVLELKDKISKNWAATPLGTAGAADGEVLAVLTSLGYTGAEAARAVVNLPKDVDLSLEDKIKMALAGLGGG
- the hisI gene encoding phosphoribosyl-AMP cyclohydrolase; the protein is MAVKGKGLKLDDKGLVAAIVQDANTGQVLMLGYMNKESAELTLNTGSVWFYSRSRQELWNKGATSGNKLMVKEVWLDCDNDAILVKAEPMGPTCHTGEVSCFYEPLTLECVAATAA